In one Streptomyces marincola genomic region, the following are encoded:
- a CDS encoding glycine amidinotransferase, with protein MRLNSYDGWSPLREVVLGSADNYTAHDRELSFDLFFHDETPYSRIYYPRHVTSGAAPGRRTTIKKRYLEELREDVEGMAEIFAQLGVTVHRPLPLDASTGEVRTPAFAAAVVPPLNVRDNSIVFGDEIIETPPLVRSRYFETQFLKPVYAEYFRRGARWTVMPRPMMTDASFDLSYVADAAKPGSLIEPITDSRPSPYDTGFEMMIDGAQCLRLGRDVFVNVSNANHALGCDWLERHLRGRFRVHRLHRLADSHIDSTVLALRPGLLLVRTPGVAERLPKALQSWDMIFPPEPEDNNFPDYEDDDLILTSRYIDLNVLSVSPDTVLVNAACPELARTLEGHGFTVVPVRHRHRRLFGGGLHCFTLDTVREGSGPEDYLD; from the coding sequence ATGCGCCTGAACAGCTATGACGGTTGGTCCCCCCTGCGCGAGGTGGTCCTCGGGTCCGCCGACAACTACACCGCCCACGACCGCGAGTTGTCCTTCGACCTCTTCTTCCACGACGAAACGCCCTACAGCCGCATCTACTATCCGCGCCACGTGACATCCGGCGCGGCTCCCGGCCGGCGCACCACCATCAAGAAGCGCTACCTGGAGGAACTGCGCGAGGACGTCGAGGGGATGGCCGAGATCTTCGCCCAACTGGGCGTGACCGTCCACCGGCCGCTGCCGCTCGACGCCTCGACCGGCGAGGTGCGCACGCCCGCCTTCGCGGCAGCCGTCGTCCCGCCGCTCAACGTCCGTGACAACAGCATCGTCTTCGGGGACGAGATCATCGAGACCCCGCCACTGGTGCGCTCGCGCTACTTCGAGACGCAGTTCCTGAAACCGGTCTACGCCGAGTACTTCCGCCGCGGCGCACGCTGGACGGTCATGCCGCGCCCGATGATGACCGACGCCTCGTTCGACCTCTCCTACGTGGCGGACGCGGCCAAGCCCGGCTCCCTCATCGAACCGATCACCGACTCGCGACCCTCCCCGTACGACACCGGGTTCGAGATGATGATCGACGGTGCCCAGTGCCTGCGGCTGGGCCGGGACGTGTTCGTCAACGTCTCCAACGCCAACCACGCGCTGGGCTGCGACTGGCTGGAACGCCACCTGCGCGGGCGGTTCCGCGTGCACCGGCTGCACCGGCTGGCCGACAGCCACATCGACAGCACCGTCCTGGCGCTGCGGCCCGGGCTGCTGCTGGTGCGCACACCCGGCGTCGCCGAGCGGCTGCCGAAAGCCCTCCAGAGCTGGGACATGATCTTCCCGCCCGAACCCGAGGACAACAACTTCCCCGACTACGAGGACGACGACCTCATCCTCACCAGCCGCTACATCGACCTCAACGTGCTGTCCGTCTCGCCGGACACCGTGCTGGTGAACGCGGCCTGCCCCGAGCTGGCCCGCACGCTGGAAGGACACGGGTTCACCGTGGTCCCGGTGCGCCACCGCCACCGGCGGCTGTTCGGCGGCGGCCTGCACTGCTTCACGCTCGACACGGTGCGGGAGGGATCCGGGCCCGAGGACTACCTGGACTGA
- a CDS encoding HpcH/HpaI aldolase/citrate lyase family protein, giving the protein MKFSRYCRSLLSTPATAVSRYTPCHRSGADIAMVDLEDSVPPERKEEARRLAARFFTGPGGPARPAIRINTVGEPDGLRDLLALRQYPVKPALVLIPKAESPRDIEIVEHALAPTCPDTEFFAVVESPRGLANAPAIAAASPRLRAMVFGSADYSFAIGASLSWEALAYARASLVNSARAAGIEVMDSPYFGALDTDGLRREAAAARDFGFSGKAAVHPRQISVINEAFSPGPALLDQARKVVAAGRETGRGVTMVDGVMVGVPFFEASQQLIEEFG; this is encoded by the coding sequence ATGAAGTTTTCTCGGTACTGCCGCTCCCTCCTGTCCACCCCCGCCACCGCGGTGAGCCGTTACACGCCCTGCCACCGGTCCGGCGCCGACATCGCCATGGTGGACCTGGAGGACTCCGTGCCTCCCGAACGCAAGGAAGAGGCCCGGCGCCTGGCGGCGCGGTTCTTCACCGGCCCCGGTGGCCCGGCCCGTCCGGCGATCCGCATCAACACCGTCGGCGAACCGGACGGCCTGCGCGACCTGCTCGCGCTGCGGCAGTACCCCGTCAAACCGGCCCTGGTCCTGATCCCCAAGGCCGAATCCCCCCGCGACATCGAGATCGTCGAACACGCACTGGCACCGACCTGCCCGGACACCGAGTTCTTCGCCGTCGTGGAGAGCCCGCGCGGGCTGGCGAACGCGCCCGCCATCGCCGCGGCCTCGCCGCGACTGCGCGCCATGGTGTTCGGCTCGGCCGACTACTCCTTCGCCATCGGCGCGAGCCTGAGCTGGGAGGCGCTCGCCTACGCCAGGGCGAGTCTGGTGAACAGCGCCCGCGCGGCGGGGATCGAGGTCATGGACTCCCCGTACTTCGGGGCGCTGGACACCGACGGCCTGCGCCGCGAGGCCGCCGCAGCCCGCGACTTCGGATTCAGCGGGAAGGCCGCGGTCCATCCGCGGCAGATCTCCGTGATCAACGAGGCGTTCTCCCCCGGGCCCGCGCTGCTCGACCAGGCCAGGAAGGTGGTGGCGGCGGGCCGGGAGACCGGCAGGGGAGTGACGATGGTCGACGGCGTCATGGTCGGTGTGCCCTTCTTCGAGGCATCCCAGCAGCTGATCGAGGAGTTCGGCTAG
- a CDS encoding preATP grasp domain-containing protein, with the protein MRTLLIGNSRTEDMVGDLSRLSARAREAAAHTAHRLLWWAREGDILVLPTAPDDAFADYVAGLTGTPRSTVTVRVPAPGALGEHLLTPDRLADTDLQRTLAEDLGAPPSGGTPGLRVLPVYADQAVAQLAHRLGAARALPGHAFHAQGGSALVNSKAAFRSVAAGAGVPTAPGTVVTDPNEAARAIGGLLGAGHCAMVKQEFSGGGLGNEVLAPVPGVEPAGAPRAVVLPDDTAVRAYVTERWPWLTEGGRHRLVVERYYTGAVPVYAEFDLTDTAVELTGTGEMLMDPVVVGEIVPASATLPADAVAELVAVGRRLCEAYRALGYRGTISADAYRTPEGEIRFCEANGRITGSTHLHTIMAARLVGPALRPRRVLLGGECPAPSFRAALSALTAANLGFDPAAGAGVVLVNGSAPGAGTVTYCAVADDAAGVRDLRHALEAALARAQS; encoded by the coding sequence GTGAGAACCCTGCTGATCGGCAACAGCCGGACCGAGGACATGGTCGGAGATCTCTCCCGCCTGTCCGCACGGGCACGTGAGGCCGCCGCACACACGGCCCACCGCCTGCTGTGGTGGGCCAGGGAGGGGGACATCCTGGTGCTGCCCACCGCGCCGGACGACGCGTTCGCGGACTACGTGGCCGGCCTCACCGGCACCCCGCGCTCCACGGTCACCGTGCGCGTGCCCGCCCCCGGCGCCCTCGGCGAGCACCTCCTGACGCCGGACCGGCTGGCCGACACCGACCTTCAGCGGACGCTGGCGGAGGACCTGGGAGCACCGCCGTCCGGCGGCACACCCGGACTGCGCGTCCTGCCCGTCTACGCCGACCAGGCCGTGGCCCAGCTCGCGCACCGCCTGGGCGCGGCGCGGGCGCTGCCCGGCCACGCCTTCCACGCCCAGGGAGGCAGCGCCCTGGTCAACAGCAAGGCGGCCTTCCGGTCGGTGGCCGCCGGAGCCGGGGTGCCGACCGCCCCGGGCACGGTGGTCACCGATCCAAACGAGGCGGCCCGCGCCATCGGCGGGCTGCTCGGCGCGGGCCACTGCGCCATGGTCAAGCAGGAGTTCAGCGGCGGCGGCCTGGGGAACGAGGTGCTGGCGCCCGTACCCGGTGTCGAGCCGGCCGGCGCCCCCCGGGCCGTCGTGCTGCCCGATGACACCGCCGTGCGCGCCTACGTGACCGAGCGCTGGCCCTGGCTGACCGAAGGCGGACGGCACCGGCTGGTCGTGGAGCGCTACTACACCGGCGCCGTGCCGGTGTACGCGGAGTTCGACCTCACCGACACGGCGGTCGAACTCACCGGCACCGGCGAGATGCTGATGGATCCGGTGGTCGTCGGTGAGATCGTGCCGGCCTCCGCCACGCTGCCGGCCGACGCCGTGGCCGAGTTGGTCGCTGTCGGCCGGCGCTTGTGCGAGGCGTACCGAGCGCTGGGCTACCGGGGCACGATCAGCGCCGACGCGTACCGCACACCGGAAGGCGAGATCCGCTTCTGCGAGGCCAACGGCCGCATCACCGGTTCCACCCACCTGCACACCATCATGGCCGCCCGCCTGGTGGGCCCGGCCCTGCGGCCCCGGCGGGTCCTCCTGGGCGGTGAGTGCCCCGCCCCCTCCTTCCGCGCCGCCCTCTCCGCGCTGACCGCAGCCAACCTGGGCTTCGACCCGGCGGCCGGCGCGGGCGTCGTCCTGGTCAACGGGTCCGCCCCGGGAGCCGGGACAGTCACCTACTGCGCCGTCGCCGACGACGCCGCGGGCGTCCGGGACCTGCGGCACGCGCTGGAAGCGGCGCTCGCGAGAGCGCAGAGCTGA
- a CDS encoding aminotransferase class I/II-fold pyridoxal phosphate-dependent enzyme has product MPQNSPPDITGPHRHRNNASMLRAADPAWQRAADAGLIGVHVDTPDANNRLVVRETGHEFVNMCSVGYLGLNHHPAIIEGAIDALREAQATWLVVSTTRIRHNLLVRMEEELGDLFGAHILPGTSCTALTAGILPLVASGHLTDGQPRVMVFDRYCHFCMAYVKPVCAEETLVLTCDHNDLDYLEKICRQYPRVAYVADGAYSMGGAAALAGLRDLQERYGLFLYIDDSHSLSILGENGEGFVRSQLEMNDLTVIVASLGKGFGTGGGVAMLGSRTMFEFLHRHAGPVGWSQNMSLPLVGASLASAAIHRSPELGELQRRLRENIDHFDRTFPTAFAGNGLPVRRITVGEPDDAVRLSEELFKRGFYSSAVFFPIVPRGEAGLRIMLRADLTTELIDDFTGNVRDVLSTF; this is encoded by the coding sequence ATGCCTCAGAATTCCCCGCCCGACATCACAGGACCGCACCGCCACCGCAACAACGCGTCGATGCTCCGCGCGGCGGACCCCGCGTGGCAACGGGCCGCCGACGCCGGCCTCATCGGCGTCCACGTCGACACCCCGGACGCGAACAACCGGCTCGTCGTCCGGGAGACCGGGCACGAGTTCGTCAACATGTGCTCCGTCGGGTACCTGGGGCTCAACCACCACCCCGCGATCATCGAGGGCGCCATCGACGCCCTCAGAGAAGCGCAGGCCACCTGGCTCGTGGTGTCCACAACCCGCATCCGCCACAACCTGCTGGTGCGCATGGAGGAGGAACTGGGCGACCTGTTCGGCGCGCACATCCTCCCCGGCACCTCCTGCACGGCACTCACCGCCGGCATCCTGCCCCTCGTGGCCTCGGGCCACCTCACGGACGGGCAGCCCCGGGTCATGGTCTTCGACCGGTACTGCCACTTCTGCATGGCCTACGTCAAACCCGTCTGCGCCGAAGAGACCCTGGTCCTGACCTGCGACCACAACGACCTCGACTACCTGGAGAAGATCTGCCGCCAGTACCCGAGGGTGGCCTACGTCGCCGACGGCGCCTACTCCATGGGCGGGGCCGCGGCACTCGCCGGCCTGCGCGACCTCCAGGAGCGGTACGGGCTGTTCCTGTACATCGACGACTCGCACTCGCTGTCCATCCTGGGCGAGAACGGCGAGGGGTTCGTCCGCTCGCAACTGGAGATGAACGACCTCACCGTCATCGTCGCCAGCCTCGGCAAAGGCTTCGGCACGGGCGGCGGCGTGGCGATGCTCGGCAGCCGCACCATGTTCGAATTCCTCCACCGCCACGCCGGGCCGGTCGGCTGGTCGCAGAACATGTCCCTCCCCCTGGTCGGCGCCTCGCTCGCCAGCGCCGCGATCCACCGATCCCCGGAACTGGGCGAACTCCAGCGCCGCCTGCGCGAGAACATCGACCACTTCGACCGCACCTTCCCGACCGCGTTCGCCGGCAATGGGCTCCCCGTACGCCGCATCACCGTCGGAGAACCCGACGACGCGGTGCGCCTGTCCGAGGAACTGTTCAAACGCGGCTTCTACAGCTCCGCCGTCTTCTTCCCCATCGTCCCGCGGGGCGAGGCGGGGCTGCGCATCATGCTGCGCGCCGACCTCACCACAGAGCTGATCGACGACTTCACCGGCAACGTCAGGGACGTGCTGTCCACCTTCTGA
- a CDS encoding flavin-containing monooxygenase → MPHQDRPASPAPHDSVAPPPPGPLGFDPDALRERYRAERDRRIRPDGKRQYRSTTGAFGYYVDDPYTTGTPDRTPLEDRMDAVIVGGGFGGLLAAARLRQAGLRDIRVIDRAGDFGGTWYWNRYPGIQCDIESYIYLPLLEEVGSIPAWKYAPGEDIRQHARAIGQHFGLYRHACFQTEVTGLRWDDTTEEWLVSTDRGDRVTARWVVLSGGPFSRPKLPGIPGIEDYRGHTFHTSRWDYAYTGGHAGGGLDGLGDKRVGLIGTGATAIQCVPHLGRDARHLFVFQRTPSSVDVRANRRTDPGWARSLTPGWQRRRRDNFLLHVAGRPGAGDLPEDLVNDGWTTSARLLRSLLPGDDTSPRDSEERRRAGELADFRKMNELRARVDAVVHDPHAAEALKPWYRYMCKRPTFSDTYLQTFNRDNVTLVDTEGLGVERITGNAVVVAGRAYEVDCLIFATGFDIGAPPAERIGFPVRGRAGRRLAEHWQDGPRTLHGIHSHGFPNLFHLGSLHNAVSVNFVHALDEQASHIARVVAEAVRRGVRRVEPSADAERKWGDTIRETAPDTHRFLAECTPGYYNDEGMPGRRGDSYGRGPLAFHALLEEWRSGDGMGEVMVT, encoded by the coding sequence CCACGGGCGCGTTCGGCTACTACGTCGACGACCCCTACACCACGGGCACCCCGGACCGGACACCCCTTGAGGACCGTATGGACGCCGTGATCGTCGGCGGCGGCTTCGGCGGCCTGCTGGCCGCCGCCCGGCTGCGGCAGGCCGGCCTGCGGGACATCCGCGTCATCGACAGGGCCGGCGACTTCGGCGGCACGTGGTACTGGAACCGCTACCCCGGCATCCAGTGCGACATCGAGTCCTACATCTACCTCCCGCTGCTCGAAGAGGTCGGCTCCATCCCCGCGTGGAAATACGCGCCGGGGGAGGACATCAGGCAGCACGCCCGCGCGATCGGGCAGCACTTCGGGCTCTACCGGCACGCCTGCTTCCAGACCGAGGTGACCGGCCTGCGCTGGGACGACACCACGGAAGAATGGCTCGTCTCGACCGACCGCGGCGACCGCGTCACCGCCCGCTGGGTCGTGCTCTCCGGCGGGCCCTTCAGCCGGCCCAAGCTGCCCGGCATCCCCGGCATCGAGGACTACCGGGGCCACACGTTCCACACCAGCCGCTGGGACTACGCCTACACCGGCGGGCACGCCGGCGGCGGCCTGGACGGACTCGGCGACAAGAGAGTCGGCCTCATCGGGACCGGCGCCACCGCCATCCAGTGCGTACCGCACCTCGGGCGCGACGCGCGGCACCTGTTCGTCTTCCAGCGCACGCCCTCATCGGTGGACGTCCGCGCGAACCGGCGCACCGACCCGGGCTGGGCCCGTTCCCTCACCCCGGGGTGGCAGCGGCGGCGGCGCGACAACTTCCTGCTCCACGTCGCTGGCCGGCCGGGAGCCGGGGACCTCCCCGAGGACCTGGTGAACGACGGGTGGACCACCAGCGCACGCCTTCTGCGCAGCCTGCTGCCCGGGGACGACACCTCCCCGCGGGATTCCGAGGAGCGCCGGCGCGCGGGCGAGCTCGCCGACTTCCGCAAGATGAACGAGCTCCGTGCCCGCGTCGACGCCGTGGTCCACGACCCGCACGCCGCGGAAGCGCTCAAACCGTGGTACCGCTACATGTGCAAGCGCCCCACCTTCAGCGACACCTACCTCCAGACCTTCAACCGCGACAACGTGACCCTCGTGGACACCGAGGGCCTCGGCGTGGAACGGATCACCGGCAACGCCGTCGTCGTCGCCGGCCGCGCCTACGAGGTCGACTGCCTGATCTTCGCCACCGGCTTCGACATCGGCGCGCCACCGGCGGAACGCATCGGCTTCCCCGTGCGCGGCCGGGCCGGCAGGCGACTCGCCGAGCACTGGCAGGACGGGCCGCGCACCCTGCACGGCATCCACAGCCACGGTTTCCCGAACCTCTTCCACCTCGGATCCCTGCACAACGCCGTATCGGTCAACTTCGTCCACGCGCTCGACGAGCAGGCGTCCCACATCGCGCGCGTCGTCGCCGAAGCCGTCCGGCGCGGCGTCCGCCGGGTCGAGCCCTCGGCCGACGCGGAGCGGAAGTGGGGCGACACCATCAGGGAGACCGCGCCGGACACCCACCGGTTCCTCGCCGAATGCACACCCGGGTACTACAACGACGAGGGCATGCCCGGCCGGCGCGGCGACTCCTACGGCCGCGGCCCGCTCGCGTTCCACGCGCTCCTGGAGGAGTGGCGCTCCGGCGACGGCATGGGCGAGGTCATGGTCACGTGA
- a CDS encoding nSTAND1 domain-containing NTPase, with protein MPRQEQPLEQGDTPLLRFAADLRRLRDEAGGPTYRQLALRAHTSAASLSVAASGRRLPTLAVTLAYVGACGGDVGGWERRWRDVASALAAAGHPRPPEAVPGDRHTVPYLGAAPFGPGDSPWFFGRDALVTELRERLRHRRVVTVTGASGAGKTSLLNAGLIARLRAEGHRGRVVTLTPGPCPMREAGRWLTRLGDGPFPDDEETVVVIDQFEELITACRSPAERARFLGLLESAGTSRAGHHRIVVCTRTDLHDRCLGRLPAASALFVDPLVVGPIPPEELHRVIAEPAARAGCAPEHALVAVLTAATAGQPGALPMLSAVLKETWLHRGGHALTLTALRAAGGIEDWIDRSAEAAYAGLPDALHPRARDLLLRLATANAPTALGPRAVALSDLDEDAATRAVLERFARARVVTLDRDRAVWSHTAVPRSWTRLARWAETGSEDWRVHRRLAEAARAWHDSGRLPGRLYQGADLAEARALCGREHHEPTRRERAFLQAAARAESARHRAAEATRARLRLQRRLIVGLAALVVALAAAWATA; from the coding sequence ATGCCACGTCAGGAACAGCCCCTGGAGCAGGGGGACACACCGCTCCTGCGATTCGCCGCCGATCTGCGCAGGCTGCGCGACGAGGCCGGCGGCCCCACGTATCGGCAACTCGCCCTGCGGGCCCACACCTCGGCCGCCAGTCTCTCGGTGGCCGCGAGCGGGCGCAGGCTGCCCACCCTCGCGGTGACCCTCGCGTACGTCGGGGCCTGCGGGGGTGACGTCGGCGGGTGGGAACGCCGTTGGCGCGACGTGGCCTCCGCACTCGCCGCCGCCGGCCACCCGCGGCCTCCGGAAGCCGTTCCCGGCGATCGGCACACGGTGCCCTACCTCGGTGCGGCGCCCTTCGGTCCCGGCGACTCCCCGTGGTTCTTCGGCCGGGACGCGCTGGTCACCGAGTTGCGGGAACGGCTGCGCCACCGCCGCGTGGTCACCGTCACCGGTGCGTCGGGCGCCGGCAAGACCTCCCTGCTGAACGCCGGACTGATCGCCCGGCTGCGGGCCGAGGGCCATCGGGGGCGGGTGGTGACCCTCACTCCCGGCCCCTGCCCCATGCGGGAGGCCGGCCGCTGGCTGACCCGGCTGGGCGACGGTCCCTTCCCCGACGACGAGGAGACGGTCGTGGTGATCGACCAGTTCGAGGAGCTGATCACCGCCTGCCGCTCACCCGCGGAACGTGCCCGCTTCCTCGGCCTGCTGGAGTCGGCCGGCACCTCCCGTGCCGGACACCACCGCATCGTCGTGTGCACGCGCACCGATCTGCACGACCGCTGCCTCGGCCGGCTGCCGGCCGCCTCCGCGCTGTTCGTCGACCCGCTCGTCGTCGGCCCGATACCGCCGGAGGAACTCCACCGGGTCATCGCCGAGCCCGCCGCCCGCGCCGGCTGCGCGCCGGAACACGCCCTTGTCGCCGTGCTCACCGCGGCCACCGCCGGACAGCCGGGTGCCCTTCCGATGCTGTCGGCCGTGCTCAAGGAGACCTGGCTGCACCGCGGTGGGCACGCGCTGACCCTGACCGCCCTGCGCGCCGCGGGCGGAATCGAGGACTGGATCGACCGTTCCGCCGAGGCCGCCTACGCCGGCCTGCCCGACGCCCTGCACCCCCGGGCCCGCGACCTCCTGCTGCGCCTGGCCACCGCGAACGCCCCCACCGCACTCGGCCCTCGCGCTGTCGCGCTGTCGGATCTGGACGAGGACGCGGCGACCCGGGCCGTGCTGGAACGGTTCGCCCGTGCCCGGGTGGTCACCCTGGACCGCGACCGCGCCGTCTGGTCGCACACCGCCGTGCCCCGCTCCTGGACCCGCCTGGCCCGGTGGGCGGAAACGGGCTCGGAGGACTGGCGCGTCCACCGCAGGTTGGCGGAGGCGGCTCGTGCCTGGCACGACAGCGGCCGGCTGCCCGGCCGCCTCTACCAGGGCGCGGACCTGGCCGAGGCCCGGGCGCTGTGCGGTCGGGAGCACCACGAACCGACGCGACGGGAACGGGCCTTCCTTCAGGCCGCCGCCCGGGCGGAGAGCGCGCGGCACCGTGCCGCGGAAGCCACCCGGGCCCGACTGCGCCTCCAGCGGCGGCTCATCGTGGGCCTGGCCGCCCTCGTCGTCGCCCTGGCGGCGGCATGGGCCACGGCCTGA
- a CDS encoding SpoIIE family protein phosphatase, producing MADRPNAPARTADGLGLGDALERAAVGVCAVDDAWRVLWANDRALGLLARSAEDTLGQDVHDLLHCDVPGLPLGRHPRERSRALLRHTSRTHPARSPHGGGTPLSLQCFALPCEPNDHGVTALIAFQAAEPPEESFAPPTAPPRALSEKERLALLADTTAQLIDNVDAHESLRRVVGLMLPRLAEWAVIDLITEANEVTRSLVVRARAGALEVHEELQGPMPPVPETSTMPLSKALRGAASTLTGPETYEAPPDSRIAVEQRKLFRATGIETAAIAPIRGPREVLGALTLGRTSRHEAFTTGDLGLLEDIARRIGIALENARHYQRQRQVAETMQRYLLPQLPELPGVEMTTRYVSAPDASHVGGDWYDAFTLPGGDAALGIGDVVGHDLEAAAGMAQLRNMLRAFAWSQDQRPHRIVECLDEAMAHISDVRMATLILARLTADADGHWRLRWASAGHPPPLLVDHEGATRYLDEGNGLLLGSDISAPRLDAHVDLPPGSTLVFYTDGLIETRRQSLDVGLERLRRHAASLARRPLDLFADQLLERTRPADNDDDVALLAIRIPHDTARTPRTVAPGPGR from the coding sequence ATGGCGGACAGGCCGAATGCGCCGGCGAGGACCGCCGACGGGCTCGGGCTCGGCGACGCATTGGAACGCGCGGCCGTCGGAGTGTGCGCCGTCGACGACGCCTGGCGCGTTCTGTGGGCCAATGACCGGGCGTTGGGGCTTCTGGCCCGCTCCGCCGAGGACACCCTCGGCCAGGACGTCCACGATCTCCTGCATTGCGACGTACCAGGGCTTCCGCTCGGCCGGCACCCCCGCGAGCGGTCCCGGGCCCTGCTCCGTCACACCTCCAGGACGCACCCGGCCCGGTCCCCGCACGGCGGCGGCACCCCGCTGTCCCTGCAATGCTTCGCTCTGCCCTGCGAGCCCAACGACCACGGTGTGACCGCGCTGATCGCCTTCCAGGCCGCCGAGCCCCCCGAGGAGAGCTTCGCGCCGCCCACCGCCCCGCCGCGCGCCCTGTCGGAGAAGGAACGGCTGGCCCTGCTGGCCGACACCACGGCCCAGCTGATCGACAACGTCGACGCGCACGAGTCCCTGCGCCGCGTCGTGGGGCTGATGCTGCCCCGGCTCGCGGAGTGGGCGGTCATCGACCTGATCACCGAGGCGAACGAGGTCACACGCTCCCTCGTCGTCCGCGCCCGGGCCGGAGCCCTGGAAGTCCACGAGGAGCTCCAAGGCCCCATGCCGCCGGTGCCGGAGACCTCCACCATGCCGCTGTCCAAGGCCCTGCGAGGCGCGGCGTCCACGCTCACCGGCCCGGAGACCTACGAGGCCCCGCCCGACAGCCGCATCGCGGTGGAGCAGCGCAAGCTGTTCCGGGCCACAGGCATCGAGACCGCCGCCATCGCCCCCATCCGCGGCCCCCGCGAGGTGCTCGGCGCACTCACCCTGGGGCGCACCAGCCGCCACGAGGCCTTCACCACGGGCGACCTCGGCCTCCTTGAGGACATAGCCCGCCGCATCGGCATCGCCCTGGAGAACGCGCGCCACTACCAGCGGCAGCGCCAGGTCGCGGAGACCATGCAGCGCTACCTGCTGCCCCAACTCCCCGAGCTGCCCGGCGTGGAGATGACCACGCGCTACGTATCCGCCCCGGACGCCTCGCACGTCGGCGGCGACTGGTACGACGCCTTCACCCTCCCCGGCGGCGACGCCGCCCTGGGCATCGGCGATGTCGTCGGCCACGACCTGGAAGCGGCGGCGGGCATGGCCCAGTTGCGCAACATGCTGCGCGCCTTCGCGTGGTCCCAGGACCAGCGTCCGCACCGCATCGTGGAATGCCTCGACGAGGCCATGGCGCACATCTCCGACGTGCGCATGGCAACGCTCATCCTCGCCCGCCTGACCGCCGACGCCGACGGCCACTGGAGACTGCGGTGGGCCAGCGCCGGCCACCCGCCCCCGCTGCTCGTCGACCACGAGGGCGCCACCCGCTACCTCGACGAGGGCAACGGGCTTCTCCTGGGCTCGGACATCTCCGCGCCCCGCCTCGACGCCCACGTCGACCTGCCGCCCGGATCGACGCTCGTGTTCTACACCGACGGCCTGATCGAAACCCGCAGGCAGTCCCTGGACGTCGGGCTGGAACGCCTGCGCCGGCACGCCGCCTCGCTGGCCCGCAGGCCCCTGGACCTCTTCGCCGACCAGCTGCTGGAGCGCACCCGCCCGGCGGACAACGACGACGACGTCGCCCTGCTCGCCATCCGCATACCGCACGACACCGCGCGGACACCGCGAACGGTCGCGCCGGGCCCCGGCCGGTGA
- a CDS encoding MaoC family dehydratase: MHEAGAEPADRGAVPPGQATAEPAPPTGFERIGRQRYRELVGFLYEEFTVGDVIEHRPGRTVTEMDNVLMSMLSMNDAPLHIDAAYCETLPWGRPLVSSLVTLSIVGGMTARSTSGRALANLGWDHIKLPAPVFAGDTLYAHSEILAKRRSRSRPGQGIVSCRTTGTKSTGEVVLVFERSFLVPCRETAAAPPANAGAPAGEGE, encoded by the coding sequence ATGCACGAGGCAGGCGCAGAACCGGCAGACCGCGGCGCGGTCCCGCCCGGCCAGGCGACCGCGGAACCGGCCCCGCCCACCGGCTTCGAACGGATCGGCAGACAGCGGTACCGCGAACTGGTCGGGTTCCTCTACGAGGAGTTCACGGTGGGCGACGTGATCGAGCACAGGCCCGGCCGCACGGTCACCGAGATGGACAACGTGCTGATGAGCATGCTGTCCATGAACGACGCCCCCCTCCACATCGACGCCGCCTACTGCGAGACCCTGCCCTGGGGACGGCCCCTCGTCTCCAGCCTGGTGACGCTCAGCATCGTCGGCGGGATGACCGCACGCAGCACCAGCGGGCGGGCACTGGCCAACCTCGGCTGGGACCACATCAAGCTGCCCGCCCCGGTGTTCGCGGGCGACACCCTGTACGCGCACAGCGAGATCCTCGCGAAACGACGCTCCCGCAGCCGCCCCGGCCAGGGCATCGTGTCCTGCCGCACCACGGGGACCAAGTCCACCGGAGAAGTCGTGCTGGTCTTCGAGCGCAGCTTCCTGGTGCCCTGCCGCGAAACGGCCGCGGCACCGCCCGCGAACGCCGGCGCACCGGCGGGGGAGGGGGAGTGA